CGCTTCGTCCGTGATGCGGCCGCGACGGTGGTACGCCTTGCCCAGCGCCTCGAACTCATCCGCCTTGTAGCCCACGGCCGGGCCGAAGATGAAGCGCCCGCTGGAGATCACGTCTACCGTGGCGGCGTCTTCGGCGATGCGGATCGGGTCGTGCAGCGGCAGCAGGAGGATGTTGGTGCCGATCGTCACGCGGCTGGTGCGGGTGGCGATCGCGGCGCAGATCGGCAGCAGCGAGGGCGAGTAGCCGTCTTCGACGAAGTGATGCTCGCTGGTCCAGATGTCGTCGAAGCCCAGCGCCTCGGCCTGCTGGATGTGCTCGAACGTCTCGGCGTAGAGCCGATCTGCCGGCTGCTGCCGGCGCGGCGGGTTGCGGAAGTCGTACCAGAGGCCGAACTTCAACGGCATCGCGTCTGCTCCGCGGGAGGTGACGGGTGACTGGTGACAGGTTACAGGTGAGCGAGAACAGGGAACAGGGATTGGGCCGGCGGCGCCGGCCGATCGGATCAGCGTGCAGGCACGCCGCCACAAGCCAGCCATCTGTCGTCATCCAGCGGCAGACACGGATCGCCAACCACTGCGCTGGTCCAACCTCCTCAATCCTGTAACCTGTCACCTGTAACCTGTCACCTTGCAGGGCGATCGATGTCCGAGCACCAGGTCGAGCGCCGGGCTGCCGAGGCGGCGGCGCAGGCGGAAGACACTTACCGTCTGCGCGTCACCGATGCCGTGCTCTCCGAGCTGGTCGGCGTCTGCGACGACAGCGATTTCAGCATGGCCGTGACCGTGCAGGCGGGCGGCTTCCTCGTCAGCGGCGTGCTGGTGAGCATGGTTGCCTACTTCCGCGGCCTGGCGGAGCTGGTGCGCGGCGCCGGCGGCGGCGAAGCGCCGCAGGAGACACTTGAGGCGGTGGCCGGGCTGTTCGACGGCTTCGGCGGGCAGCAGGAGGCACGGCGCGAGCGGCGGCTGCGGCTGCTGCAAAACGAGCGCGCCCCCACCGAGCCGGAAGACCGCGTGCGCCCCGCCTATCTGCACCTGCAGGACGCGCGGCTGATCGGCCCCGGCGGCGAGATCGCCACCGTCCCCTTCTGGCGCGGCCGGCTGGACCACATCGACGCCTTCTGGCTCGGCAGCCTCAGCCTGCGCCCCCCCGGCGCATAGCCAACCCAGCCGAGACGCAGGTTCAGCAGCCGCAATGCCGCCAGTAGATCGTGGTCATCGGCGGCTATCCGGTCGTTCGCTAACGGCACGATGCGGGCGCCGCTGAAGAGCGCCCAGCAGCTCAAGCCGGCATCGAACCGGCTGGGGTAAGCGATGCCCTGGTAGCCGTGCTTGTACGCCCAGCCCGCGATGGCCTGGGAGACTGCGCGGCGACGCGTCACGGCGTCGCCCAGATCAAAATCCTCGAGAGCAAGCTCGGCCCAGCGCGCCGCCAGATTCGCGCGCAGCGCTTCGCGCGTGGAGAAGGCTCGCAGGTCCAGCCATTGCTGGCCGGCCCTGAGAGAGAAGGCGCCGATGCGCCGCGCGGCTAACCAGGCGGACGGCACCGTGCCAGCAGGAGCCTCTTCCGCGGCATCGGGGTCGGCGGGGAGGGACCGCGCCAGGGCGATCGTCCGCACGTCAGGCCGCAGCGGCGCCAGCGTCTCGACGAAGCAGGCAAGCCGCTGTTCTCCGGCATACAACACTTGGAAGCGCCCCGCTGGATCATCGAAGCGGTTCATGCCGGAGTATTCGGGCGGAGGCCACGCCAGTGGATCGGGATAGCGGCCGATGCGGAAGAACGGGCCGGCCGGCACAGCGAGCACGGCACCGGACATCAGCCGCTGTACGCAAAGGCGCGGGCCGCATCCATGACCTTCGCCGGCTCGTGCGTCAGCGCCAGTGCCGGGGATTCGTCCTCAAGCAGAGGATTCATGCCGACAAACCAGGCGCGCACGACGCCGGGATCATCGACCTGGAGCAGGAGTTGCGCGACCTGGAAGGCAGAACGCAGGCGTCTTGCGGCTGCGGGGTGCGGCTCGCGTTCGCCACGCGCCCACTGGCCAACCGCCTTGGCGTCCTTGATGCCGGCGATGACTGCCGTGATCTGCTGACCAAGCACGCTCTGCAAGGCAGCGGCGACCTCGGATATGGCTGCCTTCGTGGCCTGCCGGTGCGCCAGCTGCTCCATCGCCGTCGTCATGGCGGTACCCCACACGCAGAACCAGCACGCGATTCAGGATTAGTATACCGCCAAAAACGTGGCCAGAAATCCACCGCGAAACGCCCGTGCGACCCCATACCACGCGGGCCGGCACATCGACGCCTTCTGACTCGGCAGCCTCAGCCTGCGCCCCGCCCCGCGGTTGAGGTCCTGCGGTCGATGGACGTCCTTCGCTGCTGCTCGCGGCGGCCGGGCGGAATGGTACACTCCGGCTGGCGCGCAGCCAGCGCGGGGAGGCATAGGCGATGACCATCGAGGCCCGTTCCGAGCGCAGCCCCTACGATCCCGCCGCCATCGATGCGGAGACTGCTGCGTTCAACGCAAAGCTCGAAGCGCTGATGGCCGGCGTCACACCGACCTATCTGCGCCAGCCGCAGGAGGTGCGCGACGAGCGCGAGGCGGGCGGCGGCACCTTCGGCCCGATCGTCACCTCCGAGCTGGCGCAGGAGCGCACGATCGCCGGCGTGCCCTGCCGCCTCTTCCTGCCGGAGACGGTGCAGGGCGTCTATCTGCACATCCATGGCGGCGGCTGGGTGCTGGGCCGGGCGCATCACAGCGACGTGCGCAACGAGCGCATCATGCAGAGCTGCAATCTCGCCGTGGTCAGCGTGGACTACCGCCTGGCGCCGGAGCATCCCCATCCTGCCAGTCAGGACGACTGCGAGGCCGTGGGCGCCTGGCTGGTGAAGCAGGCGAAGGCCGAGTTCGGCACGCAGAAGTTGCTGATCGGCGGCGAGTCCGCCGGCGGGCACCTGGCCGCGGCCACGATCCTGCGCCTGC
The genomic region above belongs to Dehalococcoidia bacterium and contains:
- a CDS encoding RES family NAD+ phosphorylase, which encodes MSGAVLAVPAGPFFRIGRYPDPLAWPPPEYSGMNRFDDPAGRFQVLYAGEQRLACFVETLAPLRPDVRTIALARSLPADPDAAEEAPAGTVPSAWLAARRIGAFSLRAGQQWLDLRAFSTREALRANLAARWAELALEDFDLGDAVTRRRAVSQAIAGWAYKHGYQGIAYPSRFDAGLSCWALFSGARIVPLANDRIAADDHDLLAALRLLNLRLGWVGYAPGGRRLRLPSQKASMWSSRPRQKGTVAISPPGPISRASCRCR
- a CDS encoding XRE family transcriptional regulator encodes the protein MTTAMEQLAHRQATKAAISEVAAALQSVLGQQITAVIAGIKDAKAVGQWARGEREPHPAAARRLRSAFQVAQLLLQVDDPGVVRAWFVGMNPLLEDESPALALTHEPAKVMDAARAFAYSG
- a CDS encoding alpha/beta hydrolase — translated: MTIEARSERSPYDPAAIDAETAAFNAKLEALMAGVTPTYLRQPQEVRDEREAGGGTFGPIVTSELAQERTIAGVPCRLFLPETVQGVYLHIHGGGWVLGRAHHSDVRNERIMQSCNLAVVSVDYRLAPEHPHPASQDDCEAVGAWLVKQAKAEFGTQKLLIGGESAGGHLAAATILRLRNRHDYRGFLAANLVYGVYDLSMTPSQANWGERHLVLSTPTMAWFYDHFVPDASKRRDPDVSPLYADLHDLPPALFTVGTLDPLLDDTLFMHQRWLAAGNQAELAVYAGGVHGFNGMPSSLGRAANRRIDAFLQRAVVGAA